A single genomic interval of Selenobaculum gibii harbors:
- a CDS encoding YkvA family protein — protein MVKNGVWFKIVQIFDFLRKYALILFFAWRHPQTPKRIKTILLILAGYLISPIDIIPDYIPFVGLLDDMAIIPAAMMLVSNFLPASVMSDCQRDCARWQRKFPYILWGIALLSILWVGALIYGLYHLFT, from the coding sequence ATGGTTAAGAATGGAGTTTGGTTTAAGATTGTCCAGATTTTTGATTTTTTGCGTAAGTATGCGTTGATTTTATTTTTTGCCTGGCGTCATCCCCAAACACCAAAGCGAATAAAAACTATATTGCTTATTTTGGCGGGCTACTTGATTAGTCCGATAGATATTATTCCTGATTATATTCCGTTTGTAGGCTTGCTTGATGATATGGCGATTATTCCTGCGGCGATGATGCTGGTGTCGAATTTTTTGCCAGCGTCGGTTATGTCAGACTGCCAGCGTGACTGCGCTAGATGGCAGCGTAAATTTCCCTATATTCTATGGGGAATTGCACTACTTTCAATTCTATGGGTTGGGGCTTTAATTTACGGATTATATCATTTATTTACTTAA
- a CDS encoding DNA topoisomerase III: protein MRLYIAEKPSMGAEIAKCLTGPVIRKDGYLETKDGIVTWGFGHILRQAEPEEYDEKYKRWRMEDLPIIPEKWRLLVSESCVKQFEIVRGLIERADEVVHAGDPDREGQLLIDEVLDYVENTKPVKRILLNALDEKSIKKAIHSLRENSEFLNLKQSALARARADWLIGMNLSRAYTLAAQRAGHRIVLPIGRVKTPTLALVVRRERELENFVPVDYFVIKAKFAHGNGEFMTNWKAKDEQIGLDSEGRLIDEVTAKALVDKFQQENNETGVVTLYETTEKKESQRLPFSLSALQVLAGKRFGFEPQLVLDTAQKLYEKKLTTYPRSDCDYLPENQFEDAKVILSNLANLDQSQIASWANKADSGIKSRAWNDKKISAHHAIIPTQERCKFSTLTEAEQKLYGLIAQAYIAQFYPQHVYLQTKVEVHYLKERFTASGKVIKVLGWKELYSAADAEEKKEDEDALLPEMKKKDEVLCKEAFFDKKATRPPARFTAATLLAGMKEIHKYVKNPEAKKKLKDVYGIGTEATRATIIKELISRGFLQNEGKKKTLIPTKAAYLLVDALPDEMTYPDSTAVWEDHLHRMAAGDTELKLFLAEQESFTKALCEKAKQMVIPIHEGQKKCPRCKQGVLQLRNGKNGAFWGCSNYPSCRATYEDDHGSIKKPDHLCPRCKQGDLRLRNGKNGAFWGCSNYPSCRATYNDDKGKPDFNR from the coding sequence TTGAGATTATATATTGCCGAAAAACCGAGCATGGGGGCTGAAATAGCAAAATGTTTGACAGGTCCAGTGATTCGGAAAGATGGCTATTTAGAAACAAAAGATGGAATTGTAACCTGGGGGTTTGGGCATATTTTAAGACAGGCTGAGCCAGAGGAATATGATGAAAAATATAAAAGATGGCGAATGGAAGATTTGCCGATTATCCCAGAAAAGTGGAGGCTTCTTGTTTCAGAGTCATGTGTAAAACAATTTGAAATAGTTAGGGGATTAATTGAGAGAGCTGATGAAGTTGTTCATGCAGGTGACCCTGATAGAGAAGGACAACTACTCATTGATGAAGTACTTGATTATGTAGAAAATACAAAACCCGTGAAGCGTATTTTACTTAATGCACTTGATGAAAAGAGCATAAAAAAGGCAATTCATAGTTTGCGGGAGAATAGTGAGTTTTTAAATTTAAAACAATCGGCGTTGGCTAGAGCGAGAGCAGATTGGCTCATTGGCATGAATCTGTCCCGGGCCTATACTTTAGCGGCACAACGTGCGGGACACAGAATTGTATTGCCAATTGGCAGAGTAAAAACACCTACATTGGCATTGGTGGTAAGGCGTGAACGTGAACTGGAAAACTTTGTCCCAGTAGATTATTTTGTAATTAAAGCAAAGTTTGCTCATGGAAATGGCGAGTTTATGACGAACTGGAAAGCAAAGGATGAGCAAATTGGGCTTGATAGTGAGGGGCGTTTAATTGATGAAGTAACAGCAAAAGCACTGGTTGATAAATTTCAGCAGGAAAACAATGAAACAGGCGTTGTTACATTATATGAGACGACCGAAAAAAAGGAATCACAAAGGTTGCCTTTTTCTTTGTCAGCTTTACAGGTCTTAGCAGGAAAAAGGTTTGGCTTTGAACCACAGCTTGTTTTAGATACGGCACAAAAACTGTATGAAAAAAAGCTTACTACATATCCGCGTTCTGATTGCGACTATTTACCGGAAAACCAATTTGAAGATGCAAAGGTGATTTTATCAAATTTGGCGAATTTAGATCAAAGTCAAATAGCTTCTTGGGCGAATAAAGCAGATTCTGGGATAAAAAGCCGTGCCTGGAATGATAAGAAAATTTCTGCCCATCACGCGATTATTCCAACGCAAGAGCGGTGCAAGTTTAGCACGCTAACTGAAGCAGAGCAAAAATTATATGGACTTATTGCACAAGCTTATATTGCACAATTTTATCCGCAACATGTGTATTTACAGACAAAAGTGGAAGTACATTATCTTAAAGAACGATTTACCGCAAGTGGTAAAGTCATTAAAGTATTAGGATGGAAAGAACTTTATAGTGCAGCAGATGCGGAGGAAAAGAAAGAGGACGAGGATGCATTATTGCCGGAAATGAAAAAAAAGGATGAAGTCTTATGTAAAGAAGCTTTCTTTGATAAAAAGGCGACGCGTCCACCGGCAAGATTTACGGCAGCAACTTTGCTGGCTGGAATGAAAGAGATACATAAATATGTAAAAAATCCCGAAGCAAAAAAGAAGCTAAAAGATGTATATGGAATTGGTACGGAGGCTACGCGGGCAACGATTATTAAGGAATTGATTTCACGTGGTTTTTTGCAAAATGAGGGGAAAAAGAAGACCTTAATCCCAACTAAGGCGGCGTATTTACTGGTAGATGCTTTACCGGATGAAATGACTTATCCAGACTCTACAGCTGTTTGGGAAGATCATTTGCATCGTATGGCGGCGGGAGATACTGAGTTAAAGCTTTTTCTTGCTGAGCAGGAGTCTTTTACAAAAGCATTATGTGAAAAGGCAAAGCAAATGGTGATACCGATTCATGAGGGGCAAAAGAAATGCCCGCGCTGTAAACAAGGGGTATTGCAGCTTCGAAACGGGAAAAATGGTGCGTTTTGGGGTTGTAGCAACTATCCGTCATGTCGGGCAACGTATGAAGACGATCATGGGAGTATAAAAAAGCCGGATCATCTTTGTCCACGGTGCAAACAAGGGGATTTACGGCTTCGGAATGGGAAAAATGGTGCGTTTTGGGGTTGTAGTAATTATCCGTCATGTCGGGCAACCTATAATGATGATAAAGGAAAACCGGATTTTAATAGATGA
- a CDS encoding DEAD/DEAH box helicase has translation MKENFLKFGLDEQLAVGLEKMGFEAFTQIQAEVLPVALTGKNIIGKSATGTGKTLAYLLPIVQKIEMDNRALQAVVLAPTYELAMQIYRQLELLMQKAEKKITIASLIGGANISRQVDKLKNKPQIVVGSVGRILELQKKGKLQFKNVKMVVLDEADRMVDDQNFAMVRQFVKQVPVDVQYMLFSATISRKTFSKADEFAKEPVEILLKDETTLSENIMHSYFLADFRDKIDVLRKITRGLEIKRGLVFVNKTHDIKIVTEKLLYHGLKVVSLAGDANKIERKKAIDDFTKGKVTLMIASDVAARGLDIPDIDFVIHHDVGDNESVYTHRAGRTGRAGKKGQSISLVAPKEIKKISDFAERLQIEIKPKQLLQGKIVDFRRRPTNRNHVKKENKNNK, from the coding sequence ATGAAGGAAAATTTTTTGAAGTTTGGCCTAGATGAACAACTTGCAGTAGGTCTTGAAAAAATGGGGTTTGAAGCGTTTACGCAAATTCAAGCGGAGGTATTGCCTGTTGCTTTAACTGGGAAAAACATTATTGGTAAATCCGCTACTGGGACAGGAAAGACTTTGGCATACTTATTGCCGATTGTACAAAAAATTGAAATGGACAATCGCGCTTTACAAGCGGTTGTATTGGCACCTACTTATGAATTGGCTATGCAAATTTATCGTCAATTAGAATTGCTCATGCAAAAAGCAGAGAAGAAAATTACAATAGCATCTTTGATTGGTGGTGCGAATATTTCTCGCCAAGTTGATAAACTTAAAAATAAACCGCAGATTGTCGTTGGGTCAGTTGGCAGGATTCTTGAATTACAGAAAAAAGGCAAATTACAGTTCAAAAATGTAAAAATGGTTGTGCTGGATGAAGCAGATCGCATGGTGGATGATCAAAACTTTGCTATGGTTCGTCAATTTGTAAAACAAGTTCCAGTTGATGTGCAATATATGTTATTTTCGGCGACGATTTCAAGAAAAACCTTTAGTAAAGCAGATGAATTTGCTAAAGAGCCAGTAGAGATTTTATTAAAGGATGAAACTACGCTTAGTGAAAATATCATGCATAGCTATTTTCTTGCGGATTTTCGTGATAAAATAGATGTGTTACGAAAAATTACTCGTGGGTTAGAAATAAAACGAGGTTTAGTTTTTGTCAATAAAACGCATGATATAAAAATAGTAACAGAAAAACTTCTTTATCATGGATTAAAGGTTGTTAGCTTAGCAGGCGATGCAAATAAGATAGAACGTAAAAAAGCGATTGATGATTTTACCAAGGGGAAAGTAACATTAATGATTGCATCGGATGTCGCAGCACGTGGACTAGATATCCCTGATATTGATTTTGTCATTCATCATGATGTTGGTGATAACGAAAGCGTTTATACTCATCGTGCCGGACGTACGGGGAGAGCTGGTAAGAAGGGGCAAAGTATTTCGCTTGTAGCGCCAAAAGAAATAAAAAAGATTTCTGATTTTGCAGAGCGCTTACAGATTGAAATAAAACCAAAACAATTGTTACAAGGGAAAATCGTAGATTTTAGACGAAGACCAACCAATCGAAATCATGTGAAAAAAGAAAATAAAAATAATAAATAA
- a CDS encoding hemolysin family protein, giving the protein MDYTSAILNLLLVAFLVALNGFFVAAEFAIVKVRSSRIDTLVHDGNTRAKYAKNLVEHLDAYLSVTQLGITLASLGLGWIGEPAVARLIDPITNSLGLSPEVSHTVSFAVAFSFITALHIVLGELTPKSLAIQKAEGVVLWVAIPMIMFYKLMYPAVWFLNHVANWILRLVGIQVSNEGEAAHTEEEIRILMEESHKQGYIDQTELTFVDNIFDFAERNVREVMIPRTDMICMYAEDPFEENMKIALEEHLTRYPVCDPDKDNIIGFLHIKDLLRALSTGEKDMDIRSLTRKVTAVPESMPLSNLLKLLQKHRAQIAIVVDEYGGTAGMVTVEDILEEIVGEIQDEFDEERPFIEQRDDNTYSVDARLLLEEINDELEINLDSESFDTIGGWLYSRIEMPPVIDDKIIYEGDEFTVEEVDNVRITRILIKVNHPLTKNFEEEADFAERKEDNSKNE; this is encoded by the coding sequence TTGGATTATACATCCGCAATACTTAATTTACTTTTAGTTGCTTTTTTAGTTGCGCTTAACGGCTTTTTTGTCGCTGCGGAATTTGCCATTGTTAAAGTTCGTTCGTCAAGAATTGATACGTTAGTACATGATGGGAATACAAGAGCAAAATATGCAAAAAATTTAGTAGAGCACTTAGATGCGTATTTATCGGTTACACAATTGGGAATTACTTTAGCATCCCTTGGTTTAGGCTGGATTGGGGAGCCAGCGGTAGCTAGGCTTATTGACCCAATTACCAATAGTTTAGGTCTTTCACCTGAAGTTAGTCATACGGTATCCTTTGCAGTTGCATTTTCTTTTATTACTGCGCTTCATATTGTCTTAGGCGAGTTAACTCCTAAATCATTGGCAATTCAGAAGGCTGAAGGTGTAGTTTTATGGGTAGCTATTCCGATGATTATGTTTTATAAATTGATGTATCCTGCTGTGTGGTTTTTAAATCATGTTGCAAATTGGATTTTAAGATTAGTCGGTATTCAGGTTTCCAATGAGGGGGAAGCTGCACATACAGAAGAAGAGATTCGGATTTTGATGGAGGAAAGTCATAAGCAGGGCTATATTGATCAGACGGAATTAACGTTTGTTGATAATATTTTTGATTTTGCTGAGCGTAATGTTAGAGAAGTGATGATTCCTCGCACTGATATGATTTGTATGTATGCCGAGGATCCTTTTGAAGAAAATATGAAAATTGCTTTAGAAGAGCATTTAACGAGATATCCGGTTTGTGATCCTGATAAAGATAATATTATTGGCTTTTTGCATATAAAAGATTTGCTTAGAGCGCTATCAACGGGCGAAAAGGATATGGATATTCGGAGTTTGACACGAAAAGTTACTGCTGTTCCGGAATCTATGCCACTTAGTAATTTGCTAAAATTGCTCCAAAAACATCGGGCACAGATTGCGATTGTCGTCGATGAATATGGTGGCACAGCTGGCATGGTAACAGTTGAAGATATATTAGAAGAAATTGTCGGAGAAATTCAAGATGAATTTGATGAAGAGCGACCATTTATCGAGCAGCGTGATGATAATACGTATTCAGTGGATGCAAGATTATTGTTAGAAGAAATTAATGATGAATTAGAAATAAATTTAGATTCAGAAAGCTTCGATACGATTGGTGGATGGTTATATTCAAGAATTGAAATGCCTCCAGTAATTGATGATAAAATCATTTACGAGGGCGATGAGTTTACTGTTGAGGAAGTAGACAATGTTCGCATAACGAGAATTTTGATTAAAGTCAATCATCCGCTTACCAAGAATTTCGAAGAAGAAGCGGACTTTGCAGAGCGCAAAGAAGATAATTCTAAGAATGAGTAA
- a CDS encoding [FeFe] hydrogenase, group A: protein MGSNKLSRRNFLKLVGGAGLFGTGILAAGCSGKTAGGKGWIPSQYEGTGNWQAQVKGRIAIASSNVSIERNDSKCILCGQCIEVCKKVMSVYGSYELPLKKDIPCVNCGQCSLWCPTGAITEKNNITDVVKALEDQNKYVIVQTAPATKVALGEEFGMEPGSIVEGKQVAALRALGFDAVLDTCFSADLTIMEEAAEVLYRLKNVQNTLPQFTSCCPGWVKFCEYYYPDLLEHMSSCKSPQQMLGAVAKTYYATKMGINPANIVSVAIMPCTAKKAEAKRSEMNASGKEIGNEHMMDVDLVLTTRELARLIKLKQIDMTNLDNQEYDSILGESTGAGKIFGVTGGVTEAAVRTLYYYATKENPPASLLNWQEVRGLKGVKEATVDVPGFGTVKVAVCHGLKNARVILKQVREKKSPWQFIEFMACPGGCIGGGGQPKSAVPPTDDVRTARIASLYKMDAQQSKKRLSYQNDEINTLYKEFFQEPLSEKAEHLLHTHYQDKSNLFTAKKDL from the coding sequence ATGGGTAGCAATAAACTTTCAAGACGTAATTTTTTAAAGTTGGTTGGAGGAGCGGGATTATTTGGTACAGGAATATTAGCTGCTGGGTGTAGTGGTAAAACAGCTGGTGGTAAAGGCTGGATTCCATCTCAGTATGAAGGAACAGGAAATTGGCAAGCTCAGGTAAAAGGGCGTATTGCCATTGCTTCAAGCAATGTATCTATTGAACGAAATGATTCAAAATGCATACTTTGTGGACAATGTATCGAAGTTTGTAAAAAGGTAATGAGTGTTTATGGCAGTTATGAATTACCATTAAAAAAAGATATTCCTTGTGTGAATTGTGGACAATGCAGTTTATGGTGTCCAACTGGCGCAATTACTGAAAAAAATAATATTACAGATGTGGTAAAAGCATTAGAAGATCAGAATAAATATGTGATTGTCCAAACTGCACCAGCAACGAAAGTTGCTCTTGGTGAAGAATTTGGCATGGAGCCTGGCAGTATTGTTGAAGGAAAACAAGTTGCAGCTTTAAGAGCGCTTGGGTTTGATGCTGTGCTTGATACTTGTTTTTCGGCTGATTTGACAATTATGGAAGAAGCGGCAGAAGTGCTGTATCGTTTAAAAAATGTTCAGAATACTCTGCCACAGTTTACATCCTGCTGTCCTGGGTGGGTGAAATTCTGTGAGTATTACTATCCTGATTTATTAGAGCATATGTCAAGCTGCAAATCGCCACAACAAATGCTTGGTGCTGTGGCAAAGACCTATTATGCAACTAAAATGGGAATTAATCCAGCAAATATTGTTTCTGTAGCAATTATGCCGTGCACAGCGAAAAAGGCTGAAGCAAAACGCTCAGAAATGAATGCGAGTGGTAAAGAGATTGGCAATGAGCATATGATGGATGTCGATCTCGTATTGACGACTCGTGAATTGGCGAGATTGATAAAATTAAAGCAAATTGATATGACAAATTTAGATAATCAGGAATATGATTCTATTCTTGGCGAGAGTACTGGAGCGGGTAAAATTTTTGGCGTAACTGGCGGTGTAACGGAAGCGGCGGTAAGAACACTTTATTACTATGCAACGAAGGAAAACCCACCGGCATCATTACTAAATTGGCAGGAAGTTCGTGGGTTAAAAGGTGTAAAAGAAGCTACAGTCGATGTACCGGGCTTTGGAACTGTAAAAGTTGCTGTTTGTCATGGATTAAAAAATGCACGTGTAATTTTAAAGCAGGTTAGAGAAAAAAAATCTCCTTGGCAATTTATTGAATTCATGGCTTGTCCTGGGGGTTGTATCGGCGGCGGCGGGCAGCCGAAAAGTGCAGTTCCACCAACGGATGATGTTCGAACTGCTAGAATTGCAAGCCTTTATAAAATGGATGCGCAGCAATCGAAGAAGCGATTGAGCTATCAAAATGATGAAATCAATACTTTATATAAAGAATTTTTTCAAGAACCGTTGAGTGAAAAAGCGGAGCATTTACTGCATACGCACTATCAGGACAAAAGTAATCTGTTTACAGCGAAAAAAGATCTGTAA
- a CDS encoding 4Fe-4S dicluster domain-containing protein, with translation MAQDKGVLVDLTKCIGCGSCTVACKLWNKLDFNEEKPALGHQVKLNDKNWTIVNKKDVVTKNGEPVWRFIKQQCMHCSEPACASACFSKALQKDENGAVVYYPDLCVGCRYCMIACPFDVPKYEWEKPMPLVTKCQMCSTRIAKGESPACVDVCPTSVMKFGNRNDLLAEAERIVRSDNKYVKKIYGATEVGGTNWLYISDVDFAQLGFKMNLETTPPSDYTKSYLSKVPFLAVGWGMLLTAMAVYTKRRNKLEKERDANDHE, from the coding sequence ATGGCACAGGATAAAGGCGTATTAGTAGATTTGACGAAATGCATTGGCTGTGGAAGTTGTACAGTTGCTTGCAAGCTGTGGAATAAGCTTGATTTTAATGAAGAAAAACCAGCGCTTGGACACCAGGTAAAGTTAAACGATAAAAACTGGACGATTGTAAATAAAAAAGATGTCGTAACGAAAAACGGTGAGCCAGTTTGGCGGTTTATTAAGCAACAATGTATGCATTGTAGTGAGCCGGCTTGTGCATCTGCTTGTTTTTCAAAAGCACTGCAAAAGGATGAAAATGGGGCAGTCGTTTATTATCCTGATTTGTGTGTAGGGTGTCGTTATTGTATGATTGCCTGCCCGTTTGATGTACCAAAATACGAATGGGAAAAACCGATGCCGCTCGTAACGAAATGTCAGATGTGTTCAACGCGTATTGCCAAGGGCGAATCACCAGCTTGCGTAGATGTATGTCCAACATCAGTAATGAAATTTGGAAATCGTAATGATCTGCTTGCAGAAGCGGAACGAATTGTTCGCTCAGATAATAAATATGTAAAAAAGATATATGGTGCAACTGAAGTTGGCGGGACAAATTGGCTCTATATTTCCGATGTTGATTTTGCACAGCTTGGGTTTAAAATGAATTTAGAAACGACACCTCCTTCTGATTATACGAAAAGCTATTTGTCTAAAGTTCCATTTTTAGCAGTTGGCTGGGGTATGTTGTTAACGGCAATGGCAGTTTATACAAAACGCCGGAACAAATTAGAAAAGGAAAGAGATGCTAACGACCATGAGTAA
- the nrfD gene encoding NrfD/PsrC family molybdoenzyme membrane anchor subunit, with protein MSKPNIIKFQGLIFTITAFRALLTAFVLIGAGIIVTRLLTGFSIVTNLSDAWPWGLWIAFDVFTGVALAGGGYSTAFLAHILHCEKYQSVARCSLLVSLVGYIWVMTAEILDIGQWLNFWRPFVSWGHDSVLFEIFWCIMIYTSIQVLEFGEIFTEKFGKCFHQYFKKALPFLLILGVLFPTFHQASLGGLFLLAKSRMYALWWSEYLPIFFLMSSFFVGPATVCVVNWLTRKFFKNDVPVEVLTSIARLGGKVMLAYLGLKVFDLFMRGQLGLVFYGNLESDFFLTEMLVGLILPIMIVFSKYGETRNGLMLYGVLTCLGLVINRMNTVFTSMYGHLQSVYIPSIWEFAVTLAIVSMATLVYCFLVDNFNVLNRNNKLQSDTEAEEKVLEESHGNI; from the coding sequence ATGAGTAAACCAAACATTATAAAATTTCAAGGACTCATTTTTACAATTACAGCTTTTAGAGCTTTATTGACAGCATTTGTTTTAATTGGTGCGGGGATTATTGTTACCAGACTTTTAACTGGATTCAGCATTGTTACTAATTTAAGTGATGCATGGCCATGGGGATTATGGATAGCTTTTGATGTATTTACTGGAGTTGCTTTAGCGGGTGGAGGTTACTCTACGGCTTTTTTAGCACACATTTTGCATTGTGAAAAGTATCAATCTGTGGCTAGATGTTCCTTATTGGTTTCCCTAGTAGGGTATATTTGGGTAATGACAGCTGAGATTTTAGATATTGGACAGTGGCTCAATTTCTGGCGTCCTTTTGTATCATGGGGACATGATTCTGTACTATTTGAAATTTTTTGGTGTATTATGATTTATACGAGTATTCAAGTGTTAGAATTTGGTGAAATTTTCACAGAAAAATTCGGGAAATGTTTTCATCAATACTTTAAAAAAGCTTTACCATTCTTATTAATTTTAGGGGTATTGTTTCCAACGTTTCATCAGGCTTCTTTGGGTGGACTATTTTTATTAGCAAAATCAAGAATGTATGCTTTATGGTGGAGCGAATATTTACCCATTTTTTTCTTGATGTCATCCTTCTTTGTCGGACCAGCAACTGTATGCGTGGTAAACTGGCTGACACGTAAATTCTTTAAAAATGATGTTCCGGTAGAGGTATTAACAAGCATAGCAAGGCTAGGCGGAAAAGTGATGCTTGCCTATTTAGGGCTAAAAGTTTTTGATTTATTTATGCGTGGACAGCTTGGCTTAGTTTTTTATGGTAATCTAGAAAGTGATTTCTTCCTTACCGAAATGCTAGTCGGGCTTATTTTACCGATTATGATTGTGTTTAGTAAATATGGTGAAACGCGTAATGGTTTGATGCTTTATGGAGTATTGACATGTCTTGGTCTAGTGATCAACCGTATGAATACGGTATTTACTTCGATGTATGGACATTTACAGAGTGTTTATATTCCATCGATATGGGAGTTTGCTGTAACTTTGGCGATTGTATCCATGGCAACTTTAGTTTATTGTTTTCTTGTTGATAACTTCAATGTGCTCAATAGAAATAATAAATTGCAATCTGATACTGAGGCAGAAGAAAAAGTTCTTGAAGAGTCGCATGGCAATATATAA